The Deltaproteobacteria bacterium DNA window CCACCGGTGAAAGTCCAAACACCTCTTTCACCACTCCATTAATCTTAGAATATAGCTGTGTCGAGGATCCCCCATCGAAGCAAAGCGCCTCTTTTGCCTTCAGTTCATTGGCTAAAATTTTGGCAAGATCTATCGAGTCGAGTAGGCCTTTTTGGGTGACTCCCAAAATGATTTCAGAATCGGCCGTTTGGGCCACAAAGGTTTTTTGGGAGATATTGGTTTTGAGGC harbors:
- a CDS encoding phosphodiester glycosidase family protein, encoding MRITGSLSCDFAEINPLRNVAWWGVFSIDKNAVAHIDALKDFQMSSGLQIAIQVGPRLVDNGHVVSGLKTNISQKTFVAQTADSEIILGVTQKGLLDSIDLAKILANELKAKEALCFDGGSSTQLYSKINGVVKEVFGLSPVVSGVVVVPR